The Cydia splendana chromosome 2, ilCydSple1.2, whole genome shotgun sequence nucleotide sequence GGGTAATTGCATCAACCACAATTATAGGACTGTTCTTGTCATTGTCACTCAGCAGTGAACTATAAAACATCCCATAGCCCATATATTTAGTGACCGTTTTAACGGTAACTGTCGAGCTGTCGGGTCTAGTTGACCCTAAGAgctacaaaacaaaataagtgGAAATAAAGTATTaacatacttacttatttttactgTGATTATCCCAAACAATTTTGACAACGCCGTCCATTCCAGCCGAGCACAACAGCGAGTTTTCAGCGGATGGATCGTTAGGGTCTGTGCACACCCTATGTGTCAGACTAGGCTTCCCGATCGCCGACCAATCCAGAGCCGTGACCTTTCCGTGATGACCTCTGTATTCGTGGATGCAGGTGCATGCTGCTAAATCCCAGACTTTTATCTTCTTGTCATCTCCTGAAAATTTTACGTTGTTTTAGTTATTTCGTTATAAAGTATTGTTACGTTTATCATAAAACTAGCTGTTCACGCGACTCTGCCTGCATGAAGCGCACACAGAGCGCACATCATAAATTTTCTAGAAAAATACTTTATGTGCTGTTTCGTTAGAATCATACAGTTATTGATTGTAGAAGATATGTAGTCTAAGAAACAATAGAGctccaaaaaaaaaccggacaagtgcgagtcggactcgcccaccgagggttccgtactttttagtatttgttgttatagcggcaacagaaatacatcatctgtgaaaatttcaactgcctagctatcacggttcatgagatacagcctggtgacagacggacggacggacagacggactgacggacagacgaacggacagcggagtcttagtaataggttcccgtttttacttacactttgggtacggaaccctaaaaaaatgatATCTGgtgtagatgtcgctatactcTGTAAGCTGTTCTAAACTCTGGTtatcaaaagttgacgtttgacaattccCACCACACAAACATACATAACCAGCAAACCACAACTTATGGCGTCGCACAACACTATCTTCTTCAACTGTCAAGGTTAAGGGCACgattttttcttatattttacattaaaaattcTTTGACTGTTCATTTCTActgcaattttaatttgttttagtagtttttaagattttatgttcaaatgtaggtaagtaccatAAATGTGATGATTGtgttgttaattaaaaaaattctGTCTATGTCAATGAAtgccgttattcataaacgtttgtcAAATCTATCAAACCGTTGATTACCATTAGTCCCTATCCGTCATTACAACATTTCTGTTTGTGAGAAAGATAAAAATTTTACAAGTTggtatagctggtttgttagtgcacgacaccttgcattttgagactatgcgctgaaacttggcacagttgattcttagctggtcttgagcagatacagaccgggagccgtcgagagccacctctcatttagtgggggggacggggggaagttcgacgctgccgcgcttcacttggagcaacatttctctaaaactatacctattagggcatgtgatatatcgttttccgataaattaaggatgaggaatctgtttttagaacaaaaacaatgcactttctaacaaaaaataagaataaagtagaaaagacaaaaaaacgtatttttgatttttttattattaccattttttttaaagtgttgcAGGaatatgaaaacaaaaaatatagtcgtaaagctacacttattacgtttaaaaaaaatatatagtttattataaaaatctgttgataaatgggagataaaaaataatattaagtgtgggtcagagtgatctcatatgaaggtgggaaggttacttataatttgttctacaatcgattattttttttagtttttcgtaaataactcgtaaacggtagcccatagcaaaaaaatatctgttacttacgtaaataatctatttcagatttgtcataaaataagtgctactttttttcgctaggatcaatattaaaaaaacatattaaaggaagaaaataaatactaaggtccccttttttagtcattcgtaaataactcgtaaaggatggctaatagcaaaaaatatttctatacatgaataattagcataaaatttcctacaaaaaaggttattcaaacttttttgcttggatcaatattttaaaaggggaccttagaatttattttcgctctttaatatcgtttttaatattcatcctagcgaaaaagtttgaatgaccttttttgtaggaaattttatgtaaattattcatgtaataaaacattttttgctattggccatcgtttacgagttatttacgaatgattagaaaaggggaccttagaatttattttctcccttcaatatttttttaaatattgatcctagctaaaaaaagtagcacttatattataagaaatctgaaacagattatttacgtaacagatatttttttgctgtgggctaccgtttacgagttatttacgaaaaactaaaaaaaataaacgattgtagaacaaattataagaaaccttcccaccttcatatgagatcactctgacccacgcttaatattattttttatctcccatttatcaacagactTGTCTAAtaaaccatatatttttttaaacgtaataagtgtagctttacgactatgtttctttatttcagattcctgcaacgctttaaaaaaaaattggtaattataaataaaaacaaaaatacgttttttagtcttttctactttatgctatttttttgttagaaagcgCATTGTtattgttctaaaaatagattcctcatccttaatttatccgaaaatgatatatcaaatgccctaataggtatagttttagagaaatgttgctccaagtgaagcgcggcagcatcgatcttcccccctccccccactaaatgagaggtggctctcgatgtctcccggtctgtatctgctcaagaccagctaagaaccaactgtgccaagtttcagcgcatagtctcaaagtgcaaggtctccatacaacggtgtgcactaacaaaccagcaaGTAGGTCTTTCGTTAGACttgaacaaataaaatgataacAAATAAATACCGGCACTGGCGAGATGGGAGCCCTCTGGCGAGAAAGCGAGCGTGCGGACGACGCCGCGGTGCCCGCACAGCACGCGCATGAGGCGCGCATCGCACACGTTCCAGAAACGCACGCTGCGGTCCGCGCCGCCCGTCGCTATGTACGCCTCGTTGGGGTGGAACTTTACACACTGAAACATTACATGTATTCAATAAAGAATgtttaaactattaattatataattgcatcatttaatagtacattattgtcgaggctcggaagtagctacttgcaggctgaggattcgttttaaacggacgaccttgggagtccgtttaattgaatccgaagccagcaagtagccttccagccgagtcatatatagtgcttttctcaaaaatggtgcaagaaatataaatatcatagaaatattttacaaaagcaactttcttacgtatatattttcacagaaaaaagtagaaacaattgaaaaaattagctttgccgcctttttatttttttaataaaaaaatagaggtgtatttttctgccgaaaatacgccaacctatttgagacagctaaatagtcgcggtactaatcatctgtttggctgtttaatgggcctgtgccatcatttgatatggccatttcaacttttaaaaagtttggaactcgacaaataatggaatttgtaggctgctatttaactgatcaccagatttagtaaaatttaataccaaaaaaatctactttaccaccctaaaataataaacgatcaccaaaattataacaccattttaatgtgaaatgattaccaattttattacattttactatcctattaaaggaaatgacaccaaactaatcattattaacccaaaaattgtaaatgattaccaaatttcaaaccccattttaatgtgaaatgataaccaaatttttacatcttgctatcctattaaataaaaggacaccaaaataatcattgtaaacccaaaaatagtaaatgaccaccaaaattagaactccattttaatgtaaaattgtaaccaaatttttaaatcttgctatcctattaaagcaaatgactccaaaataatcattgtaaacccaaaaatagtaaatgaccaccaaaattgtaaccacattttaattaaaaatgtgcaaatattgaatatattgttatcctattaaattaattaatccactttgtcacctttttgtaacctaatctaacccacttttctagtagcatttcgtttctgtatgggtcgcagttcaaacctaacctaacccacttttctagtagcattttgtttatgtaagggtcgcagttcaaacctaacctaacccacttttctagtagcatttcttttctgtatgggttgcagttcaaacctaacctaacccacttttctagtagcacttcttttctgtaagggtcgcagttcaaacctaacctaacccacttttctagtagcattttgtttctgtaagggtcgcagttcaaacctaacctaacccacttttctagtagcatttcgtttctgtatgggttgcagttcaaacctaacctaacccacttttctatatgctactagaaaagtaggttaggttaggtaggtatgcggtgcgggaacggggggttgagcgggaggggctaatAATTTTGGCATCATGTTACTTTTTTGGTAATATGtaaaaattttttggtaatcatagtggtttatttaggtgaaaatatcgcattaatttggtcttcaagatttggtgatcattaatgatttttggtgatcattcaatatatttggtattcgaatacaatttgaagtgcagtcgtaattaaaacggtggtacttttgtaattttaggccttatttttttggtgttcagtaattttttttggtaagcttgatttttttatttagggtaccaaagtattttttggtggtcattatatttgtagccgaatttgtatgcaacattgcagtcccaaaatcgagactgcaatgtttttaactttttaatttttgactgaccataaactacgcgcttcgcaacctattttttaaacggcaaagtcgactttgccgtccatttttgagaaaataatattaaactaGTGGCTCAGTGAATTGATACAAAAACCTCAtataataggcctgttgcaagtaacaaagaatcatgaaaataatggtttcaacgaaacatatatgttaatatgattctaaaaaatggtccaatctcagtataaactgaaggattattaatatactcaataaaataaaagtgcaaaattctccaatcggccatttttactgaaacgccaatcagaagcgttctaaacagtgacgtcatcaatccataacatatttcttagagcaacatagacaacctcattgaccgaaatctatacgtgggcaccaaagagttcgaaaggtgcaaaaaaaatgttatttcgctactaaacatttattacgtccaaaaaatattattacacgatataaagtatatctatttgttattatttaaataaaatgctaaataatacgatatttcaacaacaaacttttttaattatttggctgaatggaactatcattgccatgttggctgtcgtaactataaaaaatgaaaaatttaaaagtaaaaccggcgttcggtgattttcactcaaaatttacatgtatctaaataattcatcttaaactgcaaccgtgtgagagtatttgtgtaaaatgagttattgtgataattttttgtaatgtatttatcatacctaatcgtaatatatggtgctgaattcacaaaatcattcggattcaagggaaattcgtaactgtaagtatgtaaacaatatctaccaccctaccaccaactaaatgatgacgtcacaaatggcatgcgaggcgttttcgcgcgaagtttaaactagctataataaaatgcaattatctatgttaaatcttatgagtataactgaaatatagtgttattcggaactaatacaagtgtaccgacgatattaaaagggttttcaaaatttgtcatcaggcctattatgAATTCTGAGGGCTTCCTGAATGAAAGTGCCGTAGCAAACGAATTATGGATTCCTCTATTATCCGTGATGTGCGCATTTGATCGGCCTTCTTAGTGGTTTGTATTTACTTGATGTCAAATTTAAGATGGGTAGATTAGATACCCGCCATACATACGCGGTAAGTCGGTAACGACTTAATGATCCTGGTGCATCCTGCCATAGACAATACCTATGAGTAGTCTAGGTACCTGATACtatcccaaaaaaaaaacaagtaactCTTCAtagattaataattaaaattcagcACGATAGAGTATAAGTTTcgttagttattattattacggaTTTCGTAGTAACAGCGTCTGACATAATAATGACAATGTCTGTCTCTTTGTATCGCGGGGTGTTAAAAAGtggcacttattttatcacttgGATAAAGCCAttcataatacgcctgcagcaTTACTCACCGTAACATCCGACATATGTCCAACAAACACTCTAACAGGGAATGTCCTATCCAGTGACCAGAGCTTAGCTGTCTTGTCTTGCGAGCCAGTGACGATGAATAGACCATTCTTCGACACGTCCATACACCAAATTGGGTAGTTGTGACCTCTGAaatcaaatttaatttatataaagtCAACACGaatggatctatatctgaatccctaaagtattttctcctatctttgcattccctaatattgtttgtcataatgatcagttgtcctaacactcgtataccctaattttggtattcctattatcgaatggccgacttttttttgtcatatgtttttccctaatggcattttccatattgagtatttatcctaatgttatgtagcatatttctttttttgcctaattattgttaggcctaaaaattatatatcctaaccgtcatgttacctaattttacttagcctatcgttgcttgacttaacactcgtatgccctaattttgatttccctattatggaatggccaatttttttgttctaacctaacttaaccaccttttatggcagcagttcgtttttccaaggatcgtagttctaacctaacctattattaacagcagttcgtttttaccatggtcgcagttttaacctaacctaacccacttttgttgcagcagttcgtttttgcgaggatcacagttctaacctaacctaacccatttttgtggcagcagttcgtttttgcaaggatcgtagttgtaacctaacctatttttaacagcagttcgtttttacaatggtcgcagttctaacctaacctaacccacttttgtggcagcagttcgtttttgcaaggatcgtagTTTTAACCCAACCTAGTTTTAACagcgggactccctctggtcgcataacaacttttgacatatttttaattgtcataacactttatgtataaaattgtaagtcataaaaatctttagtcagaattattcctgagcataactgggtttttgtcataaattagttatgtcataatttttgtagtcattaatttaattcgcataaaattttaagtcatctgcttgatatccataattggttttcgttcgaagtattgcagtgcatagtattaatatagacataaaaaattaagtcatatatttagtggtcataaaagaaactaatcataataggtaggttaggttcgttaggttgctttagatgcccgaagggcaaactacgcagaaataggagccccgcgtgagcggggctccgtcgaattaagtgtttggacggagattagggaaaaggtttttttcgaggagttgttgagaggctaaaattagtttcttgaattatttatgtaaaccattatggttgaaaattattatgctacaaaacgtcgttatacgtaaaaaccttataaatatcgataaatatgcttttagctggttgatccattataatcaaaacctatatgcacaaaaaaattatgataactgctgagtatgtcatcaaatattatggctaaaaatgtatgacacaatataatatgacttttcatttgtatgctcaatgatgattatgacacaagttgttatgcgcatcaaagatatgacctaaatttgtatgcaacccaatatggaccctttAACAGCACTTCGTTTTTGCCatggttgcagttctaacctaaactAACGCACTTTTGTGGCAGTGTGGCATCCTGACTAGGATCCATACCCCTATTTTTTAGTGATCTTCCCTGTGGAAGCGCTTCCGGAACACAAGGTTGCGCATACCATCTCGGGAGCCAGCGTCATGGGCGGGGACGCCCCCATGTCCGCCGCCCGCTGGCTCTCATCAGGGCGGCAGGTTCCGCTCATGAGCGTTCAATTCTAAcctagttctaacctaacctaacccatttttgtggcaacagttcgttaccattcattatggaaagtaattgttatgatatttaatgatcaataggaaaagtaactgttatgacaattgatcatttagggcaatagccattaggtcaaaacagttagagcatgttattttatgccaaacattgttagggatttcgaagaatacggtaaaaaacattagggatattgatagttatggtacaaatgcttaggacaaatgagtcttaggctaaccattacattatggaaaataatcgttatgacaattgatcgttagggcatttgcccattaggacaaaccagttagggcaagtgactttaggacaaacgttattagggattcagaaggacACCCAACACGAATAAGTGTGGCCGGGCTTCAATCTGGGcgggcctgtttacacattgatttaTTGCGAGTTCATAAAATTGCCAATAAACGCAAGTAGCAAGGTGCAAATGTATGGGCTCGTAATAATTAcaaatcaatgtgtaaacaggcctcAATGTGAAGGCCAGCCACACTTAACCGTGTTGACCTCACTCTTCTCAGATTTTTATCAGGTTTAATGTTTTTTTGAGTACCGTTGGAAAAAGAGTAATAATTTTGgaataatattgaaatgggGTCATACAAATTCATAACATACAATTTACCTGTAAATAGACGCACATGAATAATCTTGTAATCTCCACGCGCGCATGGTACAGTCGTGGGAAGCGGACATGACTAATTCTTCTCTAGAGAGAACACACACTGCTTGGACGGGACCTGAATGTCCTCTTAATGGGACGCCCGTTCCAATTTGTCTGAAAACAAATAATGTAGTATGTTAGAAGATGCTTTAACACTTTGAATGTCACGCCTATCGTGTGCAGCGCGTTATTGTGAACTTTGTTGGAATGCACGAAAGGTGATGTTGGGCTGTATCCGCATCCGGgggcgtcagttgacgtctttggcggtTACATGGTTAAGAAATGGAAACCTATTGTAATTGCGTTAATGAATGTCAGAAGTGTTCGTcaagaaacaagaaaatcgtGGAGTGGGGGTATTGGAAGCGAAAGCTGGATACGTGGGGGATACGTTTCGCTCGCTCGGTATTCACGCgcgaaatatacctactatagaaAGTCTACAACAACGTCTAAGGCAGTAAGGAAATGTTTGGTTAACCACTTCATGATCacatatatgtaatataaatacttaatatctgagagaccgagctttgctcggaaaacatatataaactcaaaaatgcgcgttttcccagagataagacctggctagatcgatttatcgcccccaaaaacccccatatagcaaatttcatcgaaatcgttagagccgtttctgagatcctcgaaatatatatatgtacttataaataaataaacaaacaagaattgctcgtttaaaggtataataaTATGAGTAAAATCTAGAAAGTGAACGGCCGAATAATGGTACGATTATGACTATTATGAGGAAGGGATACAATTATGAACCTTAATATTATGAACTTACAGTTGACATTTCAGTGTCAATCGGATTAAAATATTGCAAGTATTGCAACACTGCATTTACAACGGCATCGGTAACTATGAAAATTATgaatagtatgaaaaaaaattcacagcCGTGCCGTGAGTAGGCGGCGCTGGCCCTGAAATTATTGTATCTACCCTTTAGTTTCAAGCGGCCAACGGCGACGGtacagtacagtcgccatcagataaatcggagcggccaaggtgttctcaatatctgaacacgcactctaataGGCATTACTCTAATAGAgatgtgttcagatatttatgagcgCCTTGACCGCTTAGATATATTTGATGGCCACTGTACAGCTGCTTACTAAATACCAAGCGGGCCCTACTTTTGTTAGCCACCGACGTCGTAttctcttcttcctcgttccctAAATGCTGAGGATCGCAGTTGTATAAAAAACTTACAAAGTATCATCCACCACAGCTTCTGGCTCAGGGGGAACATTGCAAGCCAGCTCAAATTCTGAGATGTTCTTGTTCACATTCCGCTTCACATTATTTTGGCCGAGATCCCACAATCTTATTTCTGAGTTACTGAATCCTCCACAGAGGACATTGCAGCCGGGGTCAGTCTTTGCACATACTAAActgaaaaagaaataaattaattttaaaatataacaaaacttccgtgagacacagacatattaaatatattaaaaacgggtcactcgcgTGTCGAGTAGTATCATCGGGAGCTCACGTCGTCGGAACTGCGCCGGTCCGCCAATGCGAGCTCCCGATGATGCTCAAAACGAACAGCCAAGTGCTAGTCGGCCAAGTGcactgtgacagacagacggatacaTAAGTTGTCATAAAAGGGTTCCAGAAATTCCTTTAAAGTACCTACTCCAACATCCAATTGCTATGAAAATACGGCAGAGCTAGCTGATGCAATGTGTTGGATGCTGTTGATGACAATAAAATCCAGaaaatctatttaaaaaaatgaatacTTACTAAGTATCAGGAGCAGCCACTTTGTATAGCTTGAGAGGTGCCATTGACTCTCTCACATTCTTTATCGCGTCTTGTAAATCTCTCAATTCTTTATCGACACTTGGATACTCGGTGTGACCATTACATTTTGAAAATATGTCTAGAATGAATAGAAATATAGTTAGAAAATGATGAAATAGAGCGAGTTTTTGTATCAATAATGGCTGTATGCTGTGGGAATAATGTGAATAATGCGTGAAAtatgatttgatatttattttaaccATCAGTTTTTCTGCAAATGAAAGTACTGTGAAGGAACTGACAAGATCCTTACTATCGTGGTTCTTGAGATATAGCTGGCTTTGTAATAAAGCATTGTTCAAACGCATTGCTGTATCACAAGGCTGACTGTGTCaactaataattaaaaataatgtcaaAAGTAATAGATTAAGAAAAATACTACACTTACCATTGATGTCAGTAACTTTTTCTTCTTTTATATGAATTCCATCATTAGtaacgtcatcatcatcatcctcctgAAAGTCATTAGGTGGATTGAGTTTCCTAGAAGTTTGTACTCATCCCATATATGTAATTATTGACTACTTTCTCTAATAAGTTTTCATCTAAGAATTTTAACTCCCTTtagtaatacatattatatacacaaaatgaaatattttaatatgaaaaaAACTTACAGAATCCTTCTTGTTAGTATCATTACTAATAtcaatgtgaaaccaagtctgTAAAACCTGAACTAGAAGCACATGGCTGTGTTTTGCTAAGTAAGCTTTCAGCATGTTCAGTGCATCCTGCGACAGGAATATGTCATATTTACATGATCTGAAACAAAAGTATGAATTATTAGAAAATAGAGGTACCTTTTTGGTAGCCATTTTCCTGGCTCAATCTTTATAATGCtagcaaaaataaataagtacatcCCTGTATTGAAACATGCACAAAAACTCAGGCAAGTTTGCATTGACTGTGttcaaaatatttcattttgtagCTCTTTACCTGAATGCTGCAACGGATGGTTTTGTTTCCACATCCTGTAGCGTATAAATGGATCCTATATCATCAAGCAACTGGTTCAGATAATCTTTCTCAGGTGCTTCATTATCAATGGTGCCATTTTGTAATGAGTTAAATAATTGTTCCAGGCTGTTCGGCCTATATAGGGCTGATGGCAAGTTACCATCAATTGGCTGGTGAAACGATAAATCTTTCTGTGGCAATGACACTGAATGCCTCTTCAAAAACATTTGGGCTGCTCCCCCATGGCCACCTCGGAGCATTTCTAAATACATGTGGCAGAGTAATGGAGTTAGTAGTGCTAGGAGctcattttttacattttccacCTTAATCTCTTTTATAAAGTTTAATAAcctgtaaagtaaaataaaaatagtaatatagtttttgtgaatattagaccgggagatagtgacacattttactgggtcatttgtaccagtatggcggttcgtcaggggtctaagcatgtaatgaaggaaagaaaaatgatggtcatagcgctggtaccggcggcccaatcgcgtgggcgttagtcgaacgtgtcggataaaatacgagtgtcgaacgatttgttccacaaaaatcctcgtattttccgatagtccataaaaaagaagtaggcggtagcgtaatgccatacttctccggtgtgacttacagcccgccatactgaggcgaacacattaattaaaaaaaaacaattcaaccatttgtgccaagctaatttttgcacaggtgatcatcgtcgagcagccattcatggacatcaccatgccatactcttcggacggttccaaatggccgccataccgccgcaagggagttaattttttttttttgttaatcgatttgtaccagtattgcatttaaatttttggaaagtatttgataaaatgt carries:
- the LOC134805996 gene encoding TAF5-like RNA polymerase II p300/CBP-associated factor-associated factor 65 kDa subunit 5L, with the translated sequence MSLIKKTRNDAVKAAVTSYLERRNYPDADIFNNNNSISQSVEQMAVSTIVQCEASRANSILFSCINNDPGQYDVQYTRLLNFIKEIKVENVKNELLALLTPLLCHMYLEMLRGGHGGAAQMFLKRHSVSLPQKDLSFHQPIDGNLPSALYRPNSLEQLFNSLQNGTIDNEAPEKDYLNQLLDDIGSIYTLQDVETKPSVAAFRSCKYDIFLSQDALNMLKAYLAKHSHVLLVQVLQTWFHIDISNDTNKKDSEDDDDDVTNDGIHIKEEKVTDINDIFSKCNGHTEYPSVDKELRDLQDAIKNVRESMAPLKLYKVAAPDTYLVCAKTDPGCNVLCGGFSNSEIRLWDLGQNNVKRNVNKNISEFELACNVPPEPEAVVDDTLQIGTGVPLRGHSGPVQAVCVLSREELVMSASHDCTMRAWRLQDYSCASIYRGHNYPIWCMDVSKNGLFIVTGSQDKTAKLWSLDRTFPVRVFVGHMSDVTCVKFHPNEAYIATGGADRSVRFWNVCDARLMRVLCGHRGVVRTLAFSPEGSHLASAGDDKKIKVWDLAACTCIHEYRGHHGKVTALDWSAIGKPSLTHRVCTDPNDPSAENSLLCSAGMDGVVKIVWDNHSKNKQVPSQDVLTSTYNTKCSYLVDLQVHPEWVVAIGAKR